Proteins encoded by one window of Streptomyces uncialis:
- a CDS encoding S9 family peptidase gives MAPHTTPTRTDAHTRTAPEVVQIEDSVYATAESLLRHNRRHLVLGGRIRPNWTGDGSRFWYTVATDQGPGVPPGRMFMTVDTRTGARTPAFDHERLAVALAKATGQRVEPAHLPFESLEPTERAGTGADRGNETRASGDATGASEAIAVDEVPAGGSIAVNAATEASATSADAPIAANEASVAPISSARNCEPPYSAVEFDTPEGHWRCDLSTYAITRIDGHRPASFLDMVSPNGRWAVRLKDHNLWLRDQATGMERPLTTDGEQDHEYGLSPFSPQVLLGRIGLPHLPPALVWSPDSTRVLTHLTDQRDVRRTHTVDHMPDSGGAPELRTQRYAYPGDERMPTGELVVLDIATGDTVRARTEPLSMPLMSPITTRWAWWDEDGSAVHFLRQSRDVRTLTLERMDPATGEVRTLVTETGPTRVEPAQQQSQKPMVRVLSGGAEVLWYSQRDNWGHLYLYDTASGRPATPVTTGSWAVQEILRVDGQARTVDFVASGLVVGDPYRRTVCRTGLDGTGLVQLTDDGLDHEVTVTPAGDRFIDSASTQDVPPVITVRDWDGRAVVMLEKADISRLRATGWTPPERFTAKAADGVTDIHGVLYRPHGFDPERSYPVIDHPYPGPHMRRVSSAFDPGVLGHDAEAVAALGFVVIAVDGRGTPGRDKAFHDASYARHEAAGGLEDHVAAIRQLGAERPWMDLDRVGAFGLSGGGYATVRAMASFPEFFKVGVAEAGNHENRFYHLWWAETYDGPAAEEDYIRSSNVEVADRIEGKLLLIHGGMDDNVHPHHTLRLADALVRADKDFDLLIVPRAEHAFFGYEHYVSRRRWDYFLRHLLGAEPPKTYRLTPPTIDAELLKDIFS, from the coding sequence ATGGCCCCGCACACCACGCCCACCCGGACCGACGCTCACACCCGCACGGCACCCGAGGTCGTTCAGATCGAGGACTCGGTCTACGCCACAGCCGAATCCCTTCTCCGCCACAATCGCCGCCACCTCGTCCTCGGAGGCCGGATCAGGCCCAACTGGACAGGTGACGGCTCCCGCTTCTGGTACACGGTGGCCACCGACCAGGGACCGGGCGTTCCTCCGGGCCGGATGTTCATGACCGTCGACACCCGCACCGGCGCCCGTACCCCCGCGTTCGACCACGAGCGACTGGCCGTCGCTCTGGCGAAGGCGACGGGACAGCGCGTGGAGCCGGCGCATCTTCCCTTCGAGAGCCTTGAACCGACGGAACGGGCGGGGACCGGGGCCGATCGGGGCAACGAGACGAGGGCAAGCGGCGACGCCACGGGCGCCAGTGAAGCCATTGCGGTCGATGAGGTCCCGGCAGGCGGGTCCATAGCGGTCAATGCGGCCACTGAGGCCAGCGCGACCTCAGCGGACGCGCCCATAGCGGCCAATGAGGCCAGCGTCGCTCCCATCTCGTCCGCAAGGAACTGCGAGCCCCCTTACTCCGCCGTCGAGTTCGACACCCCCGAAGGCCACTGGCGCTGCGACCTCTCCACCTACGCGATCACCCGAATCGACGGTCACCGACCGGCCAGTTTCCTGGACATGGTGTCCCCCAACGGCAGATGGGCGGTCCGACTCAAGGACCACAACCTGTGGCTCCGTGACCAGGCGACCGGGATGGAGCGACCGCTCACGACGGACGGCGAGCAGGACCACGAGTACGGGCTCAGCCCCTTCAGCCCCCAAGTACTCCTGGGCAGGATCGGCCTGCCCCATCTGCCCCCCGCTCTGGTCTGGTCGCCGGACTCCACCCGTGTCCTGACCCATCTCACCGACCAGCGCGATGTACGCCGTACCCACACTGTCGACCACATGCCCGACAGCGGCGGTGCGCCCGAGCTGAGGACTCAGCGGTACGCGTACCCGGGCGACGAGCGGATGCCGACGGGCGAACTGGTCGTGCTGGACATCGCGACCGGGGACACGGTGCGGGCACGCACCGAGCCGCTGAGCATGCCGCTCATGTCCCCGATCACGACCCGGTGGGCCTGGTGGGACGAGGACGGTTCAGCGGTCCACTTCCTGCGCCAGTCCCGTGACGTGCGGACACTGACCCTGGAACGGATGGACCCGGCGACCGGGGAGGTGCGCACACTCGTCACCGAGACGGGTCCGACCCGCGTGGAACCGGCACAGCAGCAGTCGCAGAAGCCGATGGTGCGAGTGCTGTCCGGCGGCGCTGAGGTGCTCTGGTACTCCCAGCGGGACAACTGGGGCCACCTCTACCTGTACGACACGGCGTCGGGGCGGCCGGCGACTCCGGTCACCACCGGTTCGTGGGCTGTTCAGGAGATCCTCCGTGTGGACGGACAAGCGCGGACCGTCGACTTCGTGGCGTCCGGACTCGTCGTCGGCGACCCATACCGGCGTACGGTCTGCCGGACAGGTCTGGACGGTACGGGCCTTGTTCAGCTCACGGACGACGGGCTCGACCATGAGGTCACCGTCACCCCCGCAGGTGACCGCTTCATCGACTCGGCCTCGACCCAGGACGTCCCGCCGGTGATCACCGTCCGGGACTGGGACGGGCGAGCCGTCGTGATGCTGGAGAAAGCGGACATCAGCCGTCTGCGGGCCACGGGCTGGACGCCGCCGGAGCGGTTCACGGCGAAGGCCGCGGACGGCGTCACCGACATCCACGGTGTCCTCTACAGGCCGCACGGGTTCGACCCCGAGCGTTCCTACCCGGTCATCGACCACCCCTACCCGGGCCCGCATATGCGCCGGGTGAGCTCCGCCTTCGACCCCGGGGTGCTCGGCCATGACGCGGAGGCGGTCGCGGCACTCGGGTTCGTGGTGATCGCCGTCGACGGACGGGGCACTCCGGGCCGGGACAAGGCGTTCCATGACGCCTCGTACGCGCGGCACGAGGCGGCGGGCGGCCTGGAGGACCACGTCGCGGCCATACGGCAACTGGGCGCCGAACGACCCTGGATGGACCTGGATCGGGTCGGCGCCTTCGGCCTCTCCGGCGGCGGCTACGCCACCGTCCGGGCGATGGCCTCGTTCCCGGAGTTCTTCAAGGTGGGCGTCGCGGAGGCGGGCAACCACGAGAACCGCTTCTATCACCTGTGGTGGGCCGAGACGTACGACGGCCCGGCGGCGGAGGAGGACTACATCCGTTCCTCCAACGTGGAGGTGGCAGACCGTATCGAGGGCAAGCTCCTACTGATCCATGGCGGTATGGATGACAACGTGCACCCGCACCACACCCTCCGCCTCGCGGACGCCCTGGTCCGAGCGGACAAGGACTTCGACCTCTTGATCGTCCCGCGCGCGGAGCACGCCTTCTTCGGGTACGAGCACTACGTGAGCCGCCGCCGATGGGACTACTTCCTGCGCCACCTCCTCGGTGCCGAGCCCCCGAAGACGTACCGGCTGACACCGCCGACGATCGACGCGGAGCTCCTGAAGGACATCTTCAGCTGA